TGCCCGGTGGGGGTAACGCACCCCGGCCGTGGCGCGAGCCCGCGAGCGCCGAGATGCGATCGGTGATGTGATGCCGCCTGCCCCATACCGACACGATCGGGCGCGGCGGCTCGTAAGTAATGAAGCTACAGTGGCTTAGTTGTGGGGATTTTGTGGGGATCGAAAATTCTCGAAATGCAATCGATTCTCAGAATTTCCAGGTTGGGAACCGCCCACCGACAGTGATTCCTGACGGCAATCTCAGCCGGATGCGATCGTGCGCAGGCGCTCTCGCGCCTCCTCCTCGCTGGCGCAGACCTGGAGGATGTCCGTCAGCATGACGATCGAGAACACTTCCTCGATTTTCTCGCTGCAGCCACAGATCGCGACCGCGCCACCGGAACTGCGAAGGCGGACGAGAAACCGAACCAGGGTGCCGATGCCGGCGCTGGTGACGATCGGCACGTCGGTGAGGTCGAAGATGAAGAAGCGCGAGTCTTTGGCCACGCCGGTGGTGAGCTCTTCCCAGAGTCGGGTGGCACCGTCGACCTCGAGGTTGCCCGAGAGACGGACGGCGAGACCGTCCGGAACGTCTGCAACGGGCTCGCACCTCAGCTTCATGACAATTCGTCAAACCTCCCGATCGTTCATAAACGCAGCAAGTCTAACATTCGCCCGTCGTGTAAAGCGCGGCCACTGCCGCAACACGGCCCCATCCCGATCGACGCCCTCGTACCGCCATCGATTGTCGATGGGTGTACCATCAAGAGCACGGTGACAACTCTGTACGTGATTCCTGGAGACGCTGAGCCGTTCGATCACCAGTTCGACGGCGACTCGCTGGTGATCGGACGCTCGTCACGCTGCGATCTGGCGGTCGCCGACCGGTGCCTTTCGCGCCAGCACGTTCGCATATTCAGATCTGACGAGAGTTGGCTCGTTGAAGACATGGGTTCGCGCAATGGTACGCGTGTCAACGGGAAGACCATCTCGGGACAGACACCTATCGCCCCCGGTGACGTGATCGACGCGTCGATGTCGCGGATCACCTTCGGGCGCGATGAAAAGGCGATCAAGTCGGGGCAATCCTTCTCCGACTCACAACTCTCCATTTACCGCCCCGCCAGTGACATCATCGCCAGGTCCGAAATCGAGGTCGTGGCGCCTTCCGACTCCGGGGTCGAAGAGCTACGCCGGGCTGCCGACCGGCTCAGAGTACTCTACGACGTCCACACCGCCCTTGATGAATCGACGACTGCCGAAGAGCTTGTCGATCATGTCCTCGAACGGGTTTTCGTTCACCTTCGGCCCCAGCACGGAGCCATATTTCTGACAGACAACGGCGGTCTGGCACGGGTGAGCAGCCGCTCGCAGGTCGACAGCATCGACGACTTTCCGGAATCGAAGAGTCTCGCCGAGGAGGTCATCGGCAAGGGCCATGCGGCGGTCATCCACGACGCCTCGACCGACCCCATGGTCCAGGGGGCTTTAAGCCTGCAGGATTCCGGGGTCCGCACCCTGGTCGCCGCGCCGTTGCTGACGCCGGAGGGCGCAATCGGAATGATCGTCCTCAGCTCGAATCTTGCCGCCCGCCTTTTCGGGGAAGACGATATGGAACTTCTGACGGTTGTAGCGTCTGCCGCAGCGCTGCGCCTGCGCAACTTCGCCCTCGCCGAGGAGGCTGCGGAGCGACGGCGCTTCGAGCAGGAGGTGGCGATCGCGCGCCGCATTCAGGTAGCGCTGCTACCAACAGAATTGCCACAGGTTGCCGGGCTCGAGATCTACGGCAAGAATACTCCCTCGAGAGGGGTTTCAGGAGACTACTACCAAGTGATCGAGAGGCCGTCGGCAAACGAGGTGGCTGTGATCATCGCAGACGTCTCGGGCAAGGGAATCGGGGCATCGTTGCTCACTGGTTATGTCGACGCTCTCGTCAACGCCTACCTTGGCGAGAACATGGAACCGGCAGAAATCTTCAACCGCGTGTCTCCGCAGATGAACGCCAAGACACCCGTTGAGTCCTTCGCGACCGCCTTTCTCGGTATCCTCTCAGTCGAAACCGGCACCCTCAGATTTGCCAGCGCGGGTCACGACCCGACCATCCTGCTTCGATCGGATGGCGGTACTGAGCTTTTGATGCCGACCGGAATGCCGCTCGGCCTGATGCCGGAGGCCACCTACGGAGTGTCAAAGGCCACTCTCGATCCCGGCGATTCGATGGTCATGTACACCGACGGCATCACCGAGGCGGCCAATCCCGAGCAGGAGGAGTTCGGACGGCAACGGC
This genomic stretch from Acidobacteriota bacterium harbors:
- a CDS encoding STAS domain-containing protein, translating into MKLRCEPVADVPDGLAVRLSGNLEVDGATRLWEELTTGVAKDSRFFIFDLTDVPIVTSAGIGTLVRFLVRLRSSGGAVAICGCSEKIEEVFSIVMLTDILQVCASEEEARERLRTIASG
- a CDS encoding SpoIIE family protein phosphatase, which produces MTTLYVIPGDAEPFDHQFDGDSLVIGRSSRCDLAVADRCLSRQHVRIFRSDESWLVEDMGSRNGTRVNGKTISGQTPIAPGDVIDASMSRITFGRDEKAIKSGQSFSDSQLSIYRPASDIIARSEIEVVAPSDSGVEELRRAADRLRVLYDVHTALDESTTAEELVDHVLERVFVHLRPQHGAIFLTDNGGLARVSSRSQVDSIDDFPESKSLAEEVIGKGHAAVIHDASTDPMVQGALSLQDSGVRTLVAAPLLTPEGAIGMIVLSSNLAARLFGEDDMELLTVVASAAALRLRNFALAEEAAERRRFEQEVAIARRIQVALLPTELPQVAGLEIYGKNTPSRGVSGDYYQVIERPSANEVAVIIADVSGKGIGASLLTGYVDALVNAYLGENMEPAEIFNRVSPQMNAKTPVESFATAFLGILSVETGTLRFASAGHDPTILLRSDGGTELLMPTGMPLGLMPEATYGVSKATLDPGDSMVMYTDGITEAANPEQEEFGRQRLVDVCGQNHDQAPADLAASIDDTVDAFVEGVPYHDDRTLVILRRSAT